One Scomber scombrus chromosome 4, fScoSco1.1, whole genome shotgun sequence genomic region harbors:
- the b3galt8 gene encoding beta-1,3-galactosyltransferase 2, whose amino-acid sequence MRMTFSWRLVKFLTVSAVLLLSAQVYVSRVIFSKHRPKPRPIPEQEYRVLSPQTYKYILNQPAVCKDRSPFLVFMVPVAPFDAEAREAVRKTWGAPGQDTLTLFYVGVPEGGQRSGIQDKLEKESREHADIIQINFQDSYKNLTIKTMMMMNWLATHCPNASYAMKVDADIFVNVFYLIRRLTSSPRQDYITGSLINDGKPRRESNSKWQVTEELYPEDSFPPYVSGAGYVFSTDLAARISWASRFVRMIPLEDVYVGLCLHVLVVRPVYSRSLLTLRNLFEIQNLEYDRCTFAKLVLVNGFKPLKLLSAWEDFSQGHTSCYILLH is encoded by the coding sequence ATGAGGATGACTTTCTCTTGGAGGTTGGTGAAGTTTCTCACTGTTTCAGCTGTGCTCCTCCTGTCTGCTCAGGTCTATGTAAGCAGAGTAATATTTAGTAAACACCGCCCAAAGCCGAGACCTATCCCTGAGCAGGAGTACAGGGTCTTGTCCCCTCAAACATACAAGTACATTCTCAATCAGCCTGCAGTATGCAAGGACAGAAGCCCCTTCCTGGTTTTTATGGTCCCGGTTGCCCCTTTTGATGCTGAGGCGAGGGAGGCTGTCAGGAAAACATGGGGTGCTCCAGGTCAGGATACTCTAACTCTGTTCTATGTGGGTGTCCCTGAGGGGGGGCAGAGGTCAGGCATCCAGGACAAGCTTGAGAAGGAGAGTAGGGAACATGCAGACATCATCCAGATCAACTTTCAGGACAGTTATAAGAATCTGACAATCAAgaccatgatgatgatgaactggCTGGCAACCCACTGCCCCAATGCCTCCTACGCCATGAAGGTGGACGCTGACATCTTTGTGAATGTCTTCTACCTCATCAGGCGGCTGACTAGCTCTCCACGCCAGGATTACATCACAGGGTCTTTGATCAACGATGGGAAACCCAGGAGGGAAAGCAACAGTAAATGGCAGGTAACAGAGGAGCTGTACCCTGAGGACAGCTTCCCGCCTTATGTATCAGGAGCTGGGTATGTCTTCTCCACAGACCTGGCTGCCAGAATCTCCTGGGCGTCCAGGTTTGTCAGGATGATCCCTCTTGAGGATGTCTATGTAGGGTTGTGTCTACACGTACTGGTGGTTCGGCCTGTGTACTCCAGAAGCCTGCTGACCCTGAGGAACCTGTTTGAAATCCAAAACCTGGAGTATGACAGGTGCACTTTTGCCAAACTGGTACTTGTTAATGGATTTAAGCCATTGAAACTGCTGAGCGCGTGGGAGGACTTCTCACAAGGCCATACTAGCTGCTACATACTACTGCACTAA